The genomic window TCACTTGTAAACAGTGTTTTCCATTGTAGTATTTAAATGGAATTGCAGACATTCTTAAAATAGTAGTTTGGCTCTAGTGACAATAACCATGTATTCTTTTATTCTGGAAATAGAGTGCTATCAATGAACAAATTGCACAGTGGAAATGTGAACATTCGGAGATGACCCAAATGTTGGTAAGAATTGTTTGTAATTCATTGTGCATTCTAtatattgagaaaaaataaatactgacgTTGTGTCAATCTACTGGTAATTTTGTCTTGAGTTGATCTATTGATAGTTGATAGTTCATTCTATGTAGAAAACAGACCATTTAGGCATGCCTTGTGCTACTGCTAgctgcaaattaaaaatgaaagcaacTTTTTAGTTATTCTTTCCATTCCTTAACAGAGCAAGAAAAAAGTGGATTTGGCTACTTTGAAGGAAGATCATATTAAACTGGAATCTCTGATTGCGAAATCCCCAGAAGAGCTCAGGAATGAAAAGGAAAAGCTGAAGGAGACTGTGAAGAAGATCAAGCAGTCTATTGTAAGAACTGATTTAGAAATACTGTGCTTTGATACAGTCATGTCCAGCGTCTTTACAGTGACGGCGTATAtctttagttttgtattttaccACTGCAAttatttaaggttttatttatttatttcatccaTAAACTCTAATGCTGAGTTCAGATCAGAAATACTCAAACAAAAATTCAATGGCAAaggttttgactagaagtctttttcaaagaCACTGACTAAGACTTCTGGTCAAAAAATGTCattcaattttagtttagttttttttttttttttttttttttgtattaataccaAATGTTGCAAAAATCCATTGATATACacaggatgattttttttttttacaatttaaacagGACAGTAAAAATATGGCGTTGGTggaacatcaaaacaaaaaccagacTTCAAGCCTGTGTCGTGGAACATTTGAGTCTTTTTACAAACTTTTGGAAGATATAGAAGGTTTAGTGGAGAAAATGAACGCCTTGCAATCCGAGGTGAGTTAAAATGAGTGTTTAAAAACATGAAGTGGTGACTGCTGGGAtagtataaaaacaaacagtctgtCGTCCCCCCCCTCCCATACAGATCCGAGATCTGACTAATCTCATTGAGAGACAGAGGAAGGATCTGAGGAATATGAGCACCGACGAGACTCAGTGCAAACGAGCCATGGGCATGAAGATGGACAAAAAGACCAAGCTGCAGATCAGAAGGCAGAAGAAGCAAGAAGTGAAGGATCAACAAGTTCAAATAGTCTTCAGGTTCGGAAGAAAGTCTGAATATTGTATATTAAGTTGTCTTTAACTTGAAAATCCTGCTGTGTCTTCTGTGTTTATCTGCTTAGATCATtctttgccatgcttactaactattccagatGAAATGACTTTTTGACAAGACTTCTCAGATCCTGAGCACGtaagtgttgcacaggcttccaTGCACAATGCTTCAAATATGGGCACTgtcaaacacaaatatatttctcCAGTTTCCTTGTGATTTATTTTCAGATATGATTGTTTGTTGGATTAGTTGGTAAGCGGGTGAAATAATGATCTAGGCAGAAATCATAATGAACATATTACAGGAATTCTTTCTCCAGCATAGGTAGTGCACTAGATTGTGCTGATCCAGGCATTCTGTTTGATCTCTCTCTGCATTAGTGAGTGTAACCAGGTTCAGGAGAAAAGAGAGGATATCCTGAAGCAAATGAAACAGCTTGATTGTGAAACTCAGCAAATTAGGGCAAAAATACAACTATTAACTGAGACCTGCACATATGAGACGGAAAAAGCCCAAGTaggtatttaaagaaaatacattctcTGTGACTGGCACAAAATACTTGCATGCGATACCACACACTGTGATCTAATATATTAATTTGACTTAAAGCAGTACTTCATTTGGtctaatattaaatgtatttgaaaaaacaatGTTTGGGTGAGTCTTCTAAAACTGGCGTGGGAGGTATATATAATTGATTTGGATGCAAGTCAGTGACTTGGTTTAACATGGCTCTCCACACAGGCGATGCATGACGTTCTGGTGGCAGTGGTGAATCAATACCATGAGCGTCTGGCAAGACTTGCAGAAAATGGCACAGAAATTGAATGAGCCTTTTTGAGTATGTGAAGTGTGTGGTTTCCTCCATATTTCTAAATgatcaataaataatttttttccacagcagcttggtattttgttaaatttttttaaacGGATACTCCGTTAAGATACGGTGTGTTAACAATAGTGAAACATGACGgtatcatttaaaaatgtctttatctTGAACTACAGAAAGGAAGATGAGTCACAAATGAATTTTCCCACTTTCGACTTGCGCTCTGTCTCCGTGAAGGGGTGCTGCgtacagtatttcacaaaagCAGTGaagtatttaatgtttatttcatCCGAAACGCATTTACTACCACATACAAAATTCAACATGTGAATGTTTGAGGGGGGAGGGGCAAAAAAATGTAAGATTTACAATTCTAACTGGGTGTTCCAATGTACAAATCCAAACAATAAATACCTGGGAGTAAGCGCTGTATGGCAACAGCATTCCCCAGTGTCTTCCTTCACTGATTGATTAgttcataaacatattttaattctCCTTTTTTTGACCttcaaaaacagtacattttaatttgtcTTGGTCATTTCCTGTCATGTAGCTTTATGTTGTGGTTTGTTTGCAAGATGTGTAATATCGGGTTCAGGATTTCCATGTTATCTGTTGGTAAAGGTACCTCAATTACACCTTCCTCCAATAAATCCTTGGAAAGGGCATCAGATCTCTTCCATCTGGGCTTGGGATCCATGGATTTTAATGACTCGAGCTCCATGTCTGCATGCCTAGCATTGAGGTCATAGATAAAAGTGGATGTCCTTGTAATCTTAAGGCTCCATGCTAGAAGGATAATGAGAATACAAAGTGAAAGCAATAGAAGTATATTGTTGTACACTAAGTCAGGGCATTTCTTGATTTGAGTGCATTGGGCTAAGTCGTGGCCCCTGAGTTGGGACAGGGGTTTCCCTGCAAGGGATGCTGGGGTGAAGCACTTGACGTCTGCACGAGAGATGGCTTCCTGGTCGTCTAGCCTGGTCTTTAGGTAGATGATGTCACACCCGCAGTCCCAGGTGTTGTTGGACATGTTGACTTTGTTGAGGTGCTGAAGCTTGTCCAGTCTCCCGCGAGGCACTGTTGTGAGCAGGTTATTTTGCAGGTAAAGTTCGGTGGTTTGAGGAGGTAGCATTGGCACCACAGTAAGACCCCTAGAGCTGCAGTTCACTTTGTATCCATAAGAGCCGAAAGAGGTGCACTTGCAAACGGCAGGACATGGCTGTGTATTGGAGGGACTGAGGAAAAGGAGCAGGGCTAAACCTGGGCAAGCCAACATGCTGCAAAGAACAGAGAGGTTCCATTTAATCATTCTAAATGATAGTAATACATTATGGCAGAGGGGGGAGATGTTAAGACTGAGAGTTTTACAGCTGTTTAATGAGAGAAGTCTGGGCTTGTCATGACTGCTCTTCAGAGGACAATTTGTTGAAGTTATACTGGAGGCCTTGTGCTAGAGCCAAGTTAATGATTCATAATTAAATAATGGAAATATTATAATAACATTGTCTGTTCACTGATTGCATTTTCTTGTCGTGTCTTGCAAAGGCTCAAATGGTAGTTACTttagattttgtattatttaactaAAAGCCAGTCTGCAATATACCATGACACTGGGCCCTATTAATGAAACTTTTTTATAAGAAGTAAACATTCTTTGGGcagtggctgttttttaaaagaatgttctgAAGTACCTgatgttgttttaaatagt from Polyodon spathula isolate WHYD16114869_AA chromosome 16, ASM1765450v1, whole genome shotgun sequence includes these protein-coding regions:
- the LOC121328238 gene encoding kinetochore protein Nuf2-like isoform X2, encoding MSEESQRVSAINEQIAQWKCEHSEMTQMLSKKKVDLATLKEDHIKLESLIAKSPEELRNEKEKLKETVKKIKQSIDSKNMALVEHQNKNQTSSLCRGTFESFYKLLEDIEGLVEKMNALQSEIRDLTNLIERQRKDLRNMSTDETQCKRAMGMKMDKKTKLQIRRQKKQEVKDQQVQIVFSECNQVQEKREDILKQMKQLDCETQQIRAKIQLLTETCTYETEKAQAMHDVLVAVVNQYHERLARLAENGTEIE
- the LOC121328238 gene encoding kinetochore protein Nuf2-like isoform X1, which codes for MLSTCLQHLPSHKSAGEESQYVVKGIKEAELKIVRLATTPPEQQAEFNKLSSEVLDLQHAMSEESQRVSAINEQIAQWKCEHSEMTQMLSKKKVDLATLKEDHIKLESLIAKSPEELRNEKEKLKETVKKIKQSIDSKNMALVEHQNKNQTSSLCRGTFESFYKLLEDIEGLVEKMNALQSEIRDLTNLIERQRKDLRNMSTDETQCKRAMGMKMDKKTKLQIRRQKKQEVKDQQVQIVFSECNQVQEKREDILKQMKQLDCETQQIRAKIQLLTETCTYETEKAQAMHDVLVAVVNQYHERLARLAENGTEIE
- the LOC121328239 gene encoding platelet glycoprotein IX-like, whose amino-acid sequence is MLACPGLALLLFLSPSNTQPCPAVCKCTSFGSYGYKVNCSSRGLTVVPMLPPQTTELYLQNNLLTTVPRGRLDKLQHLNKVNMSNNTWDCGCDIIYLKTRLDDQEAISRADVKCFTPASLAGKPLSQLRGHDLAQCTQIKKCPDLVYNNILLLLSLCILIILLAWSLKITRTSTFIYDLNARHADMELESLKSMDPKPRWKRSDALSKDLLEEGVIEVPLPTDNMEILNPILHILQTNHNIKLHDRK